A part of Motacilla alba alba isolate MOTALB_02 unplaced genomic scaffold, Motacilla_alba_V1.0_pri HiC_scaffold_31, whole genome shotgun sequence genomic DNA contains:
- the LOC119696464 gene encoding serine/threonine-protein kinase pim-1-like produces the protein MPPTRPRPQEGLPRPRPRPSRRGLASARLWPYWRWRCWAGISAWGRGGIAALWLRLARAPAPAPTQARPAGPEPPVSRSKERTSGDGRPGAVEGRSGAVAGPGPSADSRVPPAGKAQEALLQRYRVGSLLGRGGFGSVFSATRLSDGAPVAIKRVPRNRIRHWDELPDGTSAPLEIVLLAKVSSGFPGVVQLLEWLELPNNIVMVLERPEQCQDLLRFIRARGFLCEEVARELFRQVLEAVRHCTSCGVLHRDIKPENILVDLASGQAKLIDFGCGTYLQDTAYTYFAGTLSYSPPEWTRLGWYHGEAATIWTLGILLHQMVCGKHPFRRGRNISRGQLSLPPRLSQACQDLIRRCLSMHFLDRPSLEDLFCDPWVQGIPPP, from the exons aTGCCCCCGACCCGCCCCCggccccaggaggggctgccccggccccggccccggccgtcCCGCCGCGGTCTCGCCTCCGCCCGGCTCTGGCCGTACTGGCGGTGGCGCTGCTGGGCGGGCATCAGCGCCTGGGGCAGGGGCGGCATCGCCGCCCTTTGGCTCCGCCTGGCCCGAGCCCCGGCGCCGGCCCCGACGCAGG CGCGGCCCGCCGGCCCCGAGCCTCCCGTCTCCCGTTCGAAAGAGCGAACGTCGGGCGATGGCCGGCCCGGGGCGGTTGAGGGGCGCTCGGGGGCCGTTGCTGGCCCCGGGCCGAGCGCTGACAGCCGCGTCCCGCCCGCAGGGAAGGCgcaggaggctctgctgcagcgcTACCGGGTGGGTTCGCTGCTGGGGCGCGGCGGCTTCGGCAGCGTCTTCTCGGCGACGCGGCTCTCGGACGGCGCCCC GGTGGCCATCAAAAGGGTGCCGCGGAACCGCATCCGGCACTGGGACGAGCTG CCCGACGGCACCAGCGCACCGCTGGAGAtcgtgctgctggccaaggtgtCCAGCGGCTTCCCTGGTGTcgtgcagctgctggagtggctCGAGCTCCCCAACAACATCGTGATGGTGCTGGAGCGGCCAGAGCAATGTCAGGACCTCCTGCGTTTCATTCGGGCACGGGGGTTCCTGTGTGAGGAGGTGGCGCGGGAGCTGTTCcgccaggtgctggaggccgTGCGGCACTGCACCAGCTGCGGGGTCCTGCACCGTGACATCAAGCCAGAGAACATCCTGGTTGACCTGGCCAGCGGGCAGGCCAAATTGATCGACTTTGGCTGTGGCACCTACCTGCAAGACACAGCCTACACTTACTTTGCAG GAACACTGTCCTACAGTCCCCCGGAATGGACCCGCTTGGGCTGGTACCACGGCGAGGCAGCAACGATCTGGACGCTGGGCATCCTGCTGCACCAGATGGTCTGCGGGAAGCACCCTTTCAGGAGGGGCCGGAACATCAGCCGGGGCCAGCTCTCGCTGCCACCACGGCTCTCTCAAG CGTGCCAAGATCTGATCAGGCGGTGTTTATCCATGCACTTCTTGGACAGGCCCTCATTAGAAGACCTGTTCTGTGATCCTTGGGTGCAGGGTATTCCTCCGCCGtag
- the LOC119696496 gene encoding uncharacterized protein LOC119696496 isoform X2 — MERTQGQDPARGLFRRTAQLVCKLIKRIREEETSTMGTGLRAYSHIFKTKTSAALLDMLVEEGFSNPKQVSSLWPGFHPPSNCLASQATPAGPCEPLRPWQRAGKGSTCLGKLGTFLPLAAFQISPCLLQVPAMVRYIHQWLMANQFAEHRLNRTLLDLTEAQPADVLMTLLRVAPSCDRYGAQLPRGLRAPQPISLCSLCQVSEQQRVPGPSGCSLCQPWHGSAQACCHAASLPLRGLSPQGWAAGCCWPVAVGRGRAGSQLRSPLLPRPQCCVPDPPETEL, encoded by the exons ATGGAGCGGACACAAGGGCAGGACCCCGCCCGTGGCCTCTTCCGCAGAACAGCGCAG CTGGTCTGCAAATTGATCAAGAGAATTCGGGAGGAAGAGACCAGCACCATGGGCACTGGGCTCAGAGCATACTCGCACATCTTCAAAACCAAGaccagtgctgccctgctggataTGCTCGTAgaggagggcttttccaacccaaagcaaGTAAGCAGCCTCTGGCCAGGGTTTCATCCTCCCAGCAATTGCTTGGCCTCCCAAGCCACGCCCGCTGGTCCCTGTGAGCCTTTGAGGCCATGGCAGCgtgctgggaagggaagcactTGTCTGGGGAAGCTGGGGACATTCCTCCCTCTGGCAGCTTTCCAAATCTCCCCGTGCCTTCTCCAGGTGCCCGCCATGGTCAGGTACATCCACCAGTGGCTCATGGCCAATCAGtttgctgagcacaggctgaaCAGGACCCTGCTGGATCTCACCGAAGCCCAGCCCGCTGACGTACTCATGACGCTGCTGCGTGTGGCCCCATCCTGTGACAGGTATGGggcccagctgcccagagggctcagggctccccagcccatcagcctgtgcagcctgtgccaggtgtcTGAGCAACAGAGAGTTCCAGggccctctggctgctccctttgccagccctggcacggcAGTGCCCAAGCCTGCTGCCATGCTGCCTCGCTGCCCCTCAGGggcctgtccccacagggctgggctgctggctgctgctggccagtggcagtgggcagaggcagagctggcagccagctcaGGTCCCCGCTGCTGCCCAGGCCACAGTGCTGTGTCCCAGACCCCCCTGAGACAGAGCTTtaa
- the LOC119696496 gene encoding uncharacterized protein LOC119696496 isoform X1, with protein MWKSIMCSPRTAEPALLVLLDVLGSWHEHSTGTSDGDKTGVFVLAVSFCNWPLLAPRPPLQQLSILLPPLHLPASGAGLKPGPGAATGAPGPVLPLRLFGPLPAVLGPCHTDTSALSAVSGPLSFAGNCGDVEHPPGALCPTYGDGVFPPPLCASALPSALQHSGYARGGGYLLEGMPRAIRPCHQPQQVLHASPPVPATSLGRSQCSQRDLGFALHAGLQCRPSSPCSAECSTRMWWWPWNAAVAGTRCCVLTPSTMPWVCWHGETPFSPLPLTFVLCAQGAPHSPHGHGPEGLVTQGQPSRLEKAGRGGCPQGAASKIVQGPLQDAGQRPDLCESVLAEVCPHGPQSWLLLLLLPGRCPVSPSPCVPGSLATCCGCSAHRSHAGSCPPWRSLWR; from the coding sequence ATGTGGAAGAGCATCATGTGCTCGCCCAGGACTGCCGAGCCTGCGCTGCTGGTActcctggatgtgctggggagctggcatGAGCACAGCACGGGCACCTCCGATGGGGACAAAACGGGTGTCTTTGTCCTGGCTGTGAGTTTCTGCAATTGGCCTTTGCTGGCCCCAAGGCcgcctctgcagcagctctccatcctccttcccccacTGCATCTCCCTGCCTCAGGCGCTGGGCTGAAACCTggcccaggggcagccacaggggCACCAGGCCCGGTGCTCCCCCTGCGTCTCTTTGGGCCTCTCCCTGCCGTGCTGGGGCCCTGCCACACGGACACCTCGGCACTGAGCGCTGTCTCGGGGCCTTTGTCCTTTGCAGGCAACTGTGGTGATGTGGAACATCCTCCAGGTGCCCTGTGTCCCACATACGGTGACGGTGTATTTCCCCCGCCTCTTTGTGCATCTGCTCTTCCAAGTGCTCTTCAGCACTCTGGATATGCCAGAGGAGGTGGATACCTTCTGGAAGGGATGCCAAGAGCAATACGGCCTTGCCACCAGCCCCAACAGGTGCTCCATGCCagtcctcctgtccctgccacgtccctgggcaggagccagtgctcccagcgtgacctgggctttgctctgcacGCAGGTTTGCAGTGCAGACCCTCAAGTCCCTGCTCTGCCGAATGCAGCACGAGGATGTGGTGGTGGCCATGGAACgcagctgtggctgggacaCGCTGCTGTGTGCTGACACCCAGCACCATGCCGTGGGTCTGCTGGCATGGTGAGACCCCCTTCTCCCCGCTGCCTCTGACATttgtgctctgtgcccagggtgCCCCACACAGTCCCCACGGTCATGGGCCAGAGGGCCTTGTCACCCAGGGACAGCCaagcaggctggaaaaggctgggagaggagggtgcCCACAAGGAGCCGCTTCCAAAATAGTCCAGGGCCCCTTGCAGGATGCTGGGCAAAGACCAGACCTCTGTGAGTCAGTCCTGGCAGAGGTTTGTCCCCATGGCCCACAGTCTTGGTTActtcttctcctgctgccagggagatgTCCTGTGTCTCCATCTCCTTGTGTTCCCGGATCGCTCGCTACCTGCTGCggctgctcagcacacaggagCCACGCTGGGAGCTGCCCGCCCTGGCGTTCCTTGTGGAGGTGA
- the LOC119696463 gene encoding serine/threonine-protein kinase pim-1-like → MAWAPQALGRGHRSPRLTGSFWFLSLQQGSKCHEWANAGEWAVFLRQCSLELRDGELPFCASKPEPKAPRPRLLPGPAEDTGGAAAAAASAAASPARAPPLGSAAAGPEPPLSRVRERRAGDGRRGALEGRSGAGAGPGPSADSRVPPAGKAQRGLKEQYRLGSLLGRGGFGSVFAATRLSDGAPVAIKRVPRKRVQHWGELPDGTSAPLEIVLLARVSTGFSGVVQLLEWREFPNNIVMVLERPERCQDLHHFIRARGFLCEEVARELFHQVLEAVRHCTSCGVLHRDIKPGNILVDLATGQAKLIDFGCGTYLQETAYIHFAGTRSYSPPEWTHFGWYYGKPATIWSLGIVLHQMVCGEHPFMWGQKISWDQQLSLPQRLSPGNRWESLGPALSTSSMAWARE, encoded by the exons ATGGCCTGGGCACCGCAGGCGTTGGGACGAGGGCACAGGAGCCCTCGGCTGACGGGCAGTTTCTGGTTTCTCTCCttgcagcagggctct AAGTGCCACGAGTGGGCCAACGCTGGCGAGTGGGCCGTGTTCCTGAGGCAGTGCAGTCTGGAGCTGAGGGATGGAGAACTGCCCTTCTGCGCGTCCAAACCAGAGCCAAAAGCC ccccgaccccggctcctcccggggcCCGCGGAGGACACAGGCggcgcggccgctgccgccgcctccgctGCGGCTTCCCCGGCCCGAGCTCCGCCGctcggcagcgcggccgccggccccgagccGCCGCTGTCCCGTGTCAGGGAGCGAAGGGCTGGCGATGGCCGGCGCGGGGCGCTTGAGGGGCGCTCGGGGGCCGGTGCTGGCCCCGGGCCGAGCGCTGACAGCCGCGTCCCGCCCGCAGGGAAGGCGCAGCGGGGCCTGAAGGAGCAGTACCGGCTGGGCTCGCTGCTGGGGCGCGGCGGCTTCGGCAGCGTCTTCGCGGCCACGCGGCTCTCGGACGGCGCCCCg GTGGCCATCAAAAGGGTGCCACGGAAGCGCGTGCAGCACTGGGGCGAGCTG CCCGACGGCACCAGCGCACCGCTGGAGAtcgtgctgctggccagggtgTCCACTGGCTTCTCCGGGGTCgtccagctgctggagtggcGTGAGTTCCCCAACAACATCGTGATGGTGCTGGAGCGCCCGGAGCGGTGTCAGGACCTGCATCATTTCATTCGGGCCCGGGGCTTCCTGTGCGAGGAGGTGGCGCGGGAGCTGTTCCACCAGGTGCTGGAGGCCGTGCGGCACTGCACCAGCTGCGGGGTCCTGCACCGTGACATCAAACCAGGCAACATCCTGGTTGACCTGGCCACCGGGCAGGCCAAACTGATTGACTTTGGCTGTGGCACCTACCTGCAAGAAACAGCCTACATTCACTTTGCAG GAACACGCTCCTACAGCCCCCCGGAATGGACCCACTTTGGCTGGTACTACGGCAAGCCAGCTACCATCTGGAGCCTGGGCATCGTGCTGCACCAGATGGTCTGCGGGGAGCACCCTTTCATGTGGGGCCAGAAGATCAGCTGGGACCAGCAGCTCTCGCTGCCACAACGGCTCTCTCCAG GGAATCGATGGGAAAGCTTaggcccagctctgagcacgTCCAGCATGGCCTGGGCACGGGAATAG